The Cryptomeria japonica chromosome 9, Sugi_1.0, whole genome shotgun sequence DNA segment ttgaaagatggaaGGAAGAAATACGTGAAAGCTGAAGATGCAGTTTCCCGTGTTCGCGCCATCACCATTTCTACCACAATGTCGGACAAAGCTGAGATGGAAGCTGTTTTGGTCAAGTTCAAGGAATTCCAAAAATccaatgaggaagagaaagatgaataaagtgtccccgtTTGACACTTTCTTTTCGTGTAGTTGCATTCTTAATCATtgcaaattttcttgcagttgcatttttatttgatgcagtagttgtagtcaagtgggagtGTGCAATTGAATTAGTcgattgtgcccacatttttctccactcttttcctatataaagaggaccctcatttgtacatatttatctTTTGATGCTtaacaaaactctgccaaatttttatctcaattaaaactttgtgcttttgatgtaagaagttgattcaaggaaataaagataacaATCCGCTcatttccaaactttgtgttggactgaagattgtgattgtgattggaatcattcttatgtttagttctcataatcatttcttatgatcttgaatcttttggtgaaattgtgaaagtttatgaaagagctttctaactgtggaaatagactttgtgctatctacatatttgggaaatcttcggATAATTAAGTAATTGCGTAGGACGCTTTGTATTGCTGCAAATTACTTGTAGTTTTAGGAATCTTTgatcacatcttggagactttgagctacaagttgagaTTTAAGTTGAAATAGTGGTGATTTAAGTAGTTGTACTTACATAAGACTTTGGGCTTACAAGGTTGTCTAAATGTTGAGTATCTTTGTATCTTTGTCAAGAAGTTTAATTTGGTGGTTAAGTTTATTTAGTTGTAAGAAATATCACCAAGTGAAAGGAGAATAcattaattctgaaaaaagagaatcaCATGCCCAAAGCTTACACCTGAATTTTTGTTTTACATAAGTTGTTGTAATACTCAAAATTTCAATAGGGAAACTCCCCTTGATGAAAGGAAAGACTTTGTCTTATCATAGctgtgtgtgaaatacatattttgtcattagtacactagtgacaaaatattcacccaacacaataaaaaaattatgaatGAAGAAGGATAACCTAGAGCAAAAGCACTAGGTGCATTTAGATGTTGGGTTCACTTAAATTTACCTTAAAAAAGAAGACACATCCTTTGATTAGTTTAGTGTCTAATTAGAAATAAGACAATAAAAAGTACTTCCACAAAAACTTAATTAATGAAACTAGTAAGATAAGGAATCCTTAGCCATTTCAatgtgatttttcaatttttattctcAGGTAAAATGATACAGTGTTATTGATGTGATATAATCCACATCTGATACCGAAATGATGCATAGATGGAAGGTACAAGTCCATAGAAACTTTTATGATGGTTTGAACTAACCCACATTTGCATTCCACTAATCTTGGCACAGTTGCATCTTTATAGGAAAAGTTATGTCCTGTACTTGTTGAtctctgaaatttgtttgcatgtgTGCCCATGTCATGAATAGAATGTTAAAGAGTATATTAAACCCATGTCTGAAATGAATAGAATGTTAAAGAGTGTATCAAGAGTTTACTATGTGTAGAAGGAAATGTAGAAACCGTCTCAATAGTAAATCAAACTCCCTTACCAATAGGTAATTGCTCAAAAGTGCTTTTATTGATTCAAAGAGAGAGAGCAGTGACTGTTTTCACATGCCCTCCACTTAGAATGCTTCTTCCTATTGATGGGCTTGCAACTGCCTTAGCCATTTGATTTCACAGATATTAGAAAGACAGAAGTAGTAAGCATGAGCTTTCATAAGAATTTTCGAAAAAAAAACTGTATATGCTTTTTGAATCAATATCTCAAATCGCACTcaaaaatccatcatgaaaaagaaaaagaaagtaaaCTCGCAGAACTTACCCACAACCACACCGACTTGAATGTGTTATTGGCTGTGCACAAGGTTACACTTAAAAAACAATTTGGGTGCTAATGGAATGGAGTTTGCTGTGAGGGACTGCAAATAGAACTGCTGTATACCCACTCTTACCATGTTGAACAAATTTATTGAAGGACATGTCAATACTTTATTTGGGATAATTACAAATTTCTATTATATTAATAGATATGAGTTGATCAGATACAGTAATTAGTTACAGAACTGATCAGaaacaaatttgaaatattgaaaataatattttcaatttttttctagtttttttatATGTTAGTATTTGATGTTTTTGAAGTCTTTcgggcattttcagcccttgaaactttggccTGTCCCTTAAATTCTTTCAGGACTTCGCCTTaagctcttggagacctttccaacgagttaaatggCTCGTAATTTAGAGTCctgagtagaaagttatgcctagttgaagttaggacaaaatttcatatagttttttgaaattttcgtagttttagattttattatgtaaataaacagaTATGACTGTTGGGTTtcaattctcaaggggttttggtgacccttggaatctcatgaactgatatatgttggattttcgaattgaatagATTACTTTTTAGCTTGCTTCAATTCTGCGTTTACCTTGTTCATCCcagtgttgtcatccgaatccataattcgaaTCAAAAACAGATTTCAAATTTATTTGCATAGTTATACAATCTTCAAATAGTGGGATTACATAGTCAAAAACTATTCCTTAAGGAGTACCAAAACTAGAAAGACAGAGGACGAAGGCGTTTGTTCAGTAGCACTCATAGAGTGAGATGTTCACCCTTAGACGGAAATAAACTTCTCCCTCATATGAATCAGTAGAAATGGTAGCGATTCCTCTTGCCATGAAGAAATCACCAGTACCACCCACAACAGATATATCTCTGTACTTGGTGAGGATTGGATCTGCTCCATTGAAGGTGATGGTGCCCTTATAATCTTTTGAGTTGAGCACAAATGTGAAGCCAAGCCAAGCACTGAAGGTATTCTTCATGTCATAAAAATAGAAGCCCTGAGCTCTTCCCACAGGAGGAGAATGAAGATTATTGTCAAGAGTAATAGGATCATCAAACACAGCAAGATTTCCAAAATGGTTATTACCAGTCATAATGGTGAGATTAGCTCCTTGAGGGGCTGCAACAAGTGCAGATGTTGCATTATGGGCATTTTTACCATTGTAGATTATATCATGAAAATATAACACAAAGTTTCTACAGGGCTTTGGAAGCTTCTTATTCCATCTATGACAATCTGCAGATTTTAACAAGATGGCAGAAACTAGAAGCCATAGAAAACACAAATCTAGAACTCTAACAGCTTTCATTGCCATGGtgaaaaaatatatgtaaatatctCTCTACCTATATATGGGACAGCAAGGCTCTCAATTCACAGAGAAGATTAGAGGTGCACATTAAAGCTTACACTTCAACTCTATTTATAGCAAATTTAGCTGCATAGTAGCTGTTCCGCACAAGTAGTGGAGATGGTTTTGGTCATGGGTTTGTTCTTCATTGCTTTCGAGTTTGATTTTGAGATTTGAGTTTTAATTCGTTGATTGTGAACATCCCTAGAAAACTAGTCTCGTCTCGATTGAAATTAAATAAGACCAAGACAAAACAAATTGAAAGCTAGACTGAATTGCAAAGATATCTTTGAATcatgaaaaaataataatcaaacacCCTTTAAATACTGTCTCAATAGGAGTGGAGGCGGCCCATCTTCAAATCACTTGTTTTTTTTCAACCTTGTTAGAACTTAGAATTGATCCTGCTTTGACCATGTCTTCAAGATGGATTAGTGTTAGTACATGCAATAATCATGCTTTAGTCGGCAAGAGGATAAAATCTATACGGctattattttctaaaaaatgaaaaTGATTGTAGTCCATTATTGATATTAAAAAAACAATTGATCTGTCAGCTCAACATGGTGGAAGATGACTCAGTAAAAGATCATTTTACTTTTGTAGAATGAAATTATATTTGATTCTCATAAATgttttttaagaaatattttatttaatatataaataaattattttagttaAAGAGGTTGTATTCAATTAGTAGGGTTGTAGGTCAAAACTTTATAAAGGTAGGATTTCAAGTGATGATACTTGGATTTTCATTGTGACTTTAAGTTTGATCTCTTTTAGGACTAAAAAtttcattttatcaatcaaataaataaataaattattttagatAAAAGAGTAGACATAGATACGTGTCAACAATTAAAGTCGAAATATGAACAAAACAATAATAATACATGCATATTTTAGAAGTGGAGATAAAAAAGGTTGTGATAAATGATCGTTAATCAATTTCTTAATCTGGATCTAGAATGGATAAATTGCATAACCATGttctttaaattttgaaattaattgTGAACTTGGTTCAGCCTTACACTTGCGACTTTGATGCTTGCAACTATAAGTTTTGACCAAGTAGCCATGGTATTGATACAACTTGCTCCCCTCCTTTGGCATTACTCAAGTCCTAGTTgttcaatttcaccaattttagTAATGCTAGAAGATAGGATGTAGCAAATATAGTCCCAACTATGATGGTGCTAAGGTTTTTAGACTTTGATGTAATGATGTGCGATGCAATAGATGTTGGAGTGACCAAGTGCAAGAGCTAGGATTTTGCAATATATTAATGCAAATGAGGCTATTATGGAAAGTCGAATAATGATTGATAGGTGATCTTTTTGACAAATAGGTGTGAAAAGGTTTTCCTAATGATGGGTCTCTTAGATGTTTCTTCTTCTAAAATGACCTAAGGGGTAATATCTCCTTATACTTGACCTAGGTTGGTCGTCTGAAAGTTATAGCATTGGAAACAATGAATAACAACTAGTTGAAAGTGAGAAATCATGGGCTTGggataaattttgaattttaacaaGGTGAATAAATTCTATAGCTACACTATTGACCTTCATTGGAACCACATTGTAGTCTTGAACCTAATAAGTAAACTAATCATTTGGGACTCGGAAATGTTCCAACAAGGatcaaattttatttctatttttaatgAAATATGAGGTTATTAAGGGTGccaaatcaatcaaaatcatgtgTTAGAAAAATACACTTAAGACACTCATGGTAAAAGGTGTAAAACAAAGAGTAAGAATGTAAGGTGTCATTTTAACCCATATATATTTCTCCTACTTCGATATGCATGTAAATCTATGCGAGTAAGCATACTGAAGTAAAATGAAAAGATAAACACAATTTGAATCATAATAGTTGAAACAATAATCTAAAGTCAACCTATGAATTGCACATAAACTTGAAAGTATAATTACTAAAAACATGCCCTCTTGATTGTGTTTTCCATAAAAAGGCACACACAAATCaggataaaaaaatattaaataagaatTAAACATAATACTATGATAGTCATTGTGTAAAAAGTAAGCATAATCATGACAAACTAAATATAAAGTAAATGTCATAAATTGAACATAAGAAAACTAAATTTAAATCAGAAAAAATGCACATACCTTTGTTTGGCCAATAAACATTTGAAATGCAAGATGAAAGATGGCTTGATTTGTTTACCACCAAATTTGCATGCATCCTTAAAAATAACCTAGCTTGCTTCCAAGTAACAAGATCAAGTGAAATTTATAGAAATGAACATTGCCTAAAAgtagaatatataatatatattctaCTATGTAGTAAGAGATGGGTAGATAGGTTTAATCAATGAAGTCTCACCGTTAAAGCATGTCTATATAACTACACTCAAAAGATATATCAATAAAATCTATGTTCTATATGAGACTATCCATGCTATTATGAAGTGTGTCTTTATAAACAAAAAGTGTGACGTATACTTTGAAATAAGTGGTTAAGATTGTTtacttctttatttaattaattttttatgttgtgtgataatttcatatatattttttccattaatttattgattttaattttttcacTTCATTAATCTATCATGCACCTTTGACCAAAAATCAAGaatgatttaaatatattttaaaaaattatgtcAAAATCCATCATACGACAAGAGTAGTTAGCATAGAATATGTTGAATTTGgatgatcaaattataatatttGACCCTTTATTTGTAAGATAATAaaattacatattttatttaatagtAAATTAAGTCTATCTCATTTTTATTctacaaaaaatgaaaatgaaaataattaattattggtATTAAAAATAAATGATTGCCATCCATCAATGTTTTCTTAAGTATAAAAAATGCATTATAGATAAATCTTTTGATCTAAtgctataaaaaaatatattgttgaAATCTCATCAATTTAataatatttgtaatatttatCAACTATAAAGGCAAAGGTCTTGACCTCCACAAGCAAGGCCTCCTTGATCCTAGAATACATTTCCTATGATGAATATTATAACGCCCTTGTAGAATTTCTTGATAGTGTTGGGTACACCTCTTCTTAGATTGTAGACAACAAAGTAGATGCCATTCCTAGTCCTTTTGAAGATATctctactaatttgttttgaagatAACACAATCCTTAACATCCAATTGATCGAGACCAACAATTTCTTGCATTATACAAAGTGAAGAATTGCCATAAAATAAAAGATTACAATCAAGTATAAAAGTAAAAACAAGTGCAAATTACCAATCAAGCACAAAATCATAATGAGTATAAAAATTGACATGCAtccaaaactaaagaaaagaaaagaaaatcataatATGGGTCCCAAAGAAAAATAATTTGGTGAATCTAATCaaatataaatatcaaaaggaaGCACCTAGTCAAATTTCATACATTAGCTATAGGCCACCTTCATTGATCATGATATATAAAGCTTCATGATCAactaagtgatgcaggagcatcccagatcgatgagcaatcttgcatcatccaaaaatatttcctttcagttttgttcttgtttagttctttgtgcaatttTCTGTGTTCTTATCGGTTGGCATCGGTAGTTGCTTTATTtttgtggcagatcttatttttggtttactaGCTTGTTCGTGTGCTTAATttcatattttcagttcatttgggttcttttctggtcagTTATCACTTTCGTTTGATTGTTTCTGGGTtttgggacagttcttgtgcttaccggttggttttccttcattaccgatgcGATTGTTGGCTTGTAGATAtatcttgggtcttgttcgatgtaCTTTGGCGTGTGTccgaccttcctactgaaccacaTCTCCTGGTTGTTATTTTTcgaaaagatttctttaattcttagggccgacctagttacacgtttcattttcctacattggtaaatgtaatcttatgaggccgacctagatatgttccaatgggtataaatatgttattatgtaatcatttgtaagggtagagcaagtagaattgagaataaggattgagattcacattttgtgatctggttgattcttagagtcccagattggattgtatctggttgacagcctgcatgtaaccgattaattaccggatgttctttgatgattatatgataatTACCAGATGATTTCcagaagttctaaagcaataatatgatctgtttatgtgatcTTATTATGTTCTCTTGCTGCTTTTGTTGTgtttctcttgctgcataagccagttgattctctttgagggttttaccggttatggctacatcaagtggtatcagagctagttatggaCTAGCTGGTGGAATAATCGTttgcgaacattgaggcattcctttgggtggataaaTTACTGAGGGGAGGCAATCGAAACCGACAATTAGAtcgccgagttgaggcagttcaccggagtggaagaggagatgctgcctagaaggacaaacccgtagagggtagagtagatgatggcAAACTTCAAGAataaagtgaggaatgaaatctgaAATGCTTTGGTTGGTTTGCGGAGAAACCTTGATTccgaggatgaatatgaggaagccagtgaagagcttgaggaagctaaaGGACCGGAAGttggaagagaggaaagattcctgagagcagtggcacaagtgagtaaagttcataaagttgaagtttccaacttttctGAAACGCTGAACCTGGAGGATCTGATGGATTGGATTAGAGAGTTGAAGGATTACttcgagtttgaggatgtcaaggacccacagagagtgcggttggcacaaactaagttgaaagggcatgttgccttatggtggaaggaattgcagaaagacagagtggagaatggtgaattaaagatcacccagtggagacaaatggtta contains these protein-coding regions:
- the LOC131031962 gene encoding dirigent protein; its protein translation is MAMKAVRVLDLCFLWLLVSAILLKSADCHRWNKKLPKPCRNFVLYFHDIIYNGKNAHNATSALVAAPQGANLTIMTGNNHFGNLAVFDDPITLDNNLHSPPVGRAQGFYFYDMKNTFSAWLGFTFVLNSKDYKGTITFNGADPILTKYRDISVVGGTGDFFMARGIATISTDSYEGEVYFRLRVNISLYECY